A section of the Sphingomonas ginsenosidivorax genome encodes:
- a CDS encoding histone deacetylase yields MIHVVHHPAYVTPAPARSTYRWNKNGLIRDLLLAHGDRIAWHEPETTPRVWLEAVHDEDYVAEVLEARVPREKERRIGFPVTPLVAARAAIVPNGTWVAACLALEHGFAANTAGGSHHALATTGAGYCVFNDLAVAAVRMVEEGRADRVLVVDCDVHQGDGTAALLAGRPEIATYSIHAAKNFPVRKACSTIDVALPDGVDDDGYLDALDSTLVPLLDEMRPDLILYQAGVDPFVDDRLGRLSLTLEGLERRERLVAGLAIARGVPLASTVGGGYGDDALAIAERHVAAILTLGEAFGTQDGAGA; encoded by the coding sequence ATGATCCATGTCGTCCATCACCCCGCCTACGTCACCCCCGCGCCGGCGCGATCGACCTATCGCTGGAACAAGAACGGGCTGATCCGCGACCTTTTGCTGGCGCATGGCGACCGGATCGCCTGGCATGAGCCCGAGACGACGCCGCGCGTCTGGCTGGAGGCGGTGCATGACGAGGACTATGTCGCCGAAGTGCTCGAGGCCCGGGTGCCGCGCGAGAAGGAGCGGCGGATCGGCTTTCCGGTGACGCCGCTGGTCGCTGCCCGTGCGGCGATCGTGCCCAACGGGACCTGGGTCGCGGCGTGCCTCGCGCTCGAACACGGGTTCGCGGCGAATACCGCCGGCGGCAGCCACCACGCGCTCGCGACGACGGGGGCGGGCTATTGCGTGTTCAACGACCTCGCCGTCGCCGCGGTGCGGATGGTCGAGGAGGGGCGGGCGGACCGCGTGCTGGTGGTCGATTGCGACGTGCACCAGGGCGACGGCACCGCGGCGCTGCTCGCCGGCCGGCCCGAGATCGCGACCTATTCGATCCATGCCGCGAAGAACTTCCCGGTGCGCAAGGCGTGCTCGACGATCGACGTGGCGTTGCCCGACGGGGTCGACGACGACGGCTATCTCGACGCGCTGGACTCGACGCTCGTGCCGCTGCTCGACGAGATGCGACCCGACCTGATCCTGTACCAGGCGGGCGTCGATCCGTTCGTCGACGACCGGTTGGGCCGGCTCTCGCTGACGCTGGAGGGACTGGAGCGGCGCGAGCGGCTGGTGGCGGGGCTGGCGATCGCCCGCGGCGTGCCGCTCGCGAGCACGGTGGGCGGCGGCTATGGCGACGACGCGTTGGCGATCGCCGAGCGCCACGTCGCCGCGATCCTGACCTTGGGCGAGGCGTTCGGAACGCAGGACGGGGCCGGCGCGTAG
- a CDS encoding arginine N-succinyltransferase, which translates to MSFRIRAAVDSDLQHLYEMAKLTGGGFTNLPPDRRALTAKLERSHAAFARTGDGVEDELFVLVLENTQTGEVRGTCQIFTQVGQSWPFYSYRIGTLTQHSKELKRTFRADMLTLATDLEGASEVGGLFLHPGERAGGLGLLLARSRYLFIKAHRARFADRVLAELRGIIDEAGGSPFWDGLAGRFFGMNFQDADQFNAINGHQFIADLMPKHPIYTAMLSESARAAIGLPHPSGRAAMRMLENEGFAFENYIDIFDGGPTMTAKTDSVRAIADAREARVARVADDGGVASLVASGTLGDFRCAFGDVRVGEDGVGVGVTEGCAGSLGIGLGDAVLHVPRL; encoded by the coding sequence GTGAGTTTCCGGATCCGCGCCGCGGTCGATAGCGACCTGCAGCATCTCTACGAAATGGCCAAGCTGACCGGCGGCGGGTTCACCAACCTGCCGCCTGATCGCCGTGCACTGACCGCGAAGCTCGAGCGCAGCCATGCGGCGTTCGCGCGGACCGGCGACGGCGTCGAGGACGAGCTGTTCGTGCTGGTACTGGAAAACACGCAGACCGGCGAGGTGCGCGGCACCTGCCAGATCTTCACGCAGGTCGGGCAGAGCTGGCCGTTCTACAGCTACCGGATCGGCACGCTGACGCAGCACAGCAAGGAGCTGAAGCGCACCTTCCGCGCCGACATGCTGACGCTCGCCACCGACCTGGAGGGCGCGAGCGAGGTCGGCGGGCTGTTCCTGCATCCGGGCGAGCGCGCCGGCGGGCTCGGGCTGCTGCTCGCGCGCAGCCGCTATCTGTTCATCAAGGCGCACCGCGCGCGCTTCGCCGACCGGGTGCTGGCCGAGCTGCGCGGGATCATCGACGAGGCGGGCGGGTCGCCCTTCTGGGACGGGCTTGCCGGGCGGTTCTTCGGGATGAATTTCCAGGACGCCGACCAGTTCAATGCGATCAACGGCCACCAGTTCATCGCCGACCTGATGCCCAAGCATCCGATCTACACCGCGATGCTCTCAGAATCGGCGCGCGCCGCAATCGGCCTGCCGCACCCGTCGGGGCGCGCCGCGATGCGGATGCTCGAGAATGAGGGATTCGCGTTCGAGAATTATATCGACATCTTCGATGGCGGCCCGACGATGACCGCGAAGACCGACAGCGTCCGCGCGATCGCCGACGCGCGCGAGGCTCGCGTGGCCAGGGTCGCGGACGATGGCGGCGTCGCGTCGCTGGTGGCGTCGGGCACGCTCGGCGACTTCCGCTGCGCGTTCGGGGACGTTCGCGTGGGCGAGGACGGGGTCGGGGTCGGGGTTACCGAAGGATGTGCAGGCAGTCTGGGGATCGGATTGGGCGATGCGGTGCTCCACGTACCGCGGTTGTAA
- a CDS encoding RNA pyrophosphohydrolase, with protein sequence MTDLPYRPCAGVMLINADGKVFVGQRVDSTLEAWQMPQGGIDPGEDAQTAALRELGEETGVAPEHAELVAEAPGEFTYDLPPELIGKVWKGKWRGQRQRWFLYRFLGTDADIDIATEHQEFRAWRWLDPADLPAMIVPFKKALYEDVLAAFAPHLVATRAG encoded by the coding sequence GTGACCGACCTTCCCTATCGCCCCTGCGCCGGCGTCATGCTGATCAACGCCGACGGGAAGGTGTTCGTCGGCCAGCGAGTGGATTCGACCCTGGAGGCCTGGCAGATGCCGCAGGGCGGGATCGACCCCGGCGAGGACGCGCAGACTGCGGCTCTACGCGAACTCGGCGAGGAGACCGGCGTCGCGCCCGAACACGCCGAACTGGTCGCCGAGGCGCCCGGCGAGTTCACCTACGACCTGCCGCCCGAGCTGATCGGCAAGGTGTGGAAGGGCAAGTGGCGCGGCCAGCGGCAGCGCTGGTTCCTCTACCGCTTCCTCGGCACCGATGCGGACATCGACATCGCGACCGAGCACCAGGAGTTCCGGGCGTGGCGCTGGCTCGACCCGGCCGACCTGCCGGCGATGATCGTGCCGTTCAAGAAGGCGCTGTACGAGGATGTACTCGCCGCCTTCGCGCCACACCTCGTCGCAACGCGCGCGGGCTGA
- a CDS encoding hydrolase gives MTGLSPTEHQAVAHASAAPMLPQVEAWATINSGTRNLSGLSTMAGVLADAFSALPGELRLVPPAPAESVAPDGSVSALDHGHHLHLSVRPEAPVRMLFTGHMDTVYPVDHPFQTLRTLDNGTINGPGVADMKGGLAVMLAALSAVEASGSPIGYDVVINSDEETGSFSSAALLASAARGKVAALTYEPALADGTLAGARGGTGNFSIVVRGRSAHAGRNPEEGRNAVVAAADIAMRLARVAGPRLAVNPARIEGGGPNNVVPDLAVLRINFRPATLDDIARARSHIDSAIAIVAAEHDVAISVHGGFNRPPKPIDAGAARLFDLVRASGGDLGLDIAWKATGGVCDGNNIAAAGVPVVDTMGVRGGAIHSVDEFLIPDSLAERAALSAVTILRIAEGRL, from the coding sequence ATGACGGGACTTTCACCCACCGAACACCAAGCCGTCGCGCATGCCAGCGCGGCACCGATGCTCCCGCAGGTCGAGGCTTGGGCGACCATCAACAGCGGCACGCGCAACCTCTCCGGACTATCGACGATGGCCGGCGTGCTCGCGGATGCGTTCTCGGCGCTCCCAGGCGAACTGAGGCTGGTGCCCCCCGCCCCAGCGGAGTCCGTCGCACCGGACGGCTCGGTCTCCGCGCTCGATCACGGCCACCACCTACATCTGTCCGTCCGGCCGGAAGCCCCGGTGCGTATGCTGTTCACCGGCCACATGGACACGGTGTACCCGGTCGACCACCCGTTCCAGACGCTGCGCACGCTCGACAACGGCACGATCAACGGCCCCGGCGTCGCCGACATGAAGGGCGGGCTGGCCGTGATGCTGGCGGCGCTCAGCGCGGTCGAGGCGAGCGGGTCGCCGATCGGCTATGACGTCGTGATCAATTCGGACGAGGAGACCGGCTCCTTCTCGTCCGCCGCGCTGCTCGCCTCGGCAGCGCGCGGCAAGGTCGCGGCGCTGACCTACGAACCCGCGCTCGCCGACGGGACGCTGGCCGGCGCACGCGGGGGCACGGGGAATTTCTCGATCGTCGTGCGCGGGCGCAGCGCGCATGCCGGGCGTAACCCGGAGGAGGGCCGCAACGCGGTCGTCGCCGCCGCCGACATCGCGATGCGGCTGGCCAGGGTCGCCGGGCCGCGGCTCGCGGTGAACCCGGCGCGGATCGAGGGCGGCGGGCCGAACAACGTCGTCCCCGATCTCGCGGTGCTGCGCATCAATTTCCGGCCGGCGACGCTGGACGACATCGCCCGCGCCCGGTCGCACATCGACTCCGCGATCGCGATCGTCGCCGCCGAGCACGACGTCGCGATCAGCGTGCATGGCGGCTTCAACCGTCCCCCCAAGCCGATCGACGCCGGCGCGGCGCGGCTGTTCGACCTCGTCCGTGCGTCGGGCGGCGACCTCGGGCTCGACATCGCGTGGAAGGCCACCGGCGGGGTGTGCGACGGCAACAACATTGCCGCCGCCGGCGTCCCCGTGGTCGACACGATGGGGGTGCGCGGCGGCGCGATCCATTCGGTCGACGAATTTCTCATCCCCGACAGCCTCGCCGAGCGCGCGGCGCTGTCGGCGGTCACCATCCTGCGCATCGCCGAGGGCCGCCTGTGA
- a CDS encoding DUF481 domain-containing protein, with protein MRRPLLLLAPLLLANAPDPGSVMIPENIRAMLDAALESGNESDVSIIVKYARAADPLSGDAVLAIATQWKDDRAAQRTAVIRQASFLDLWSGKATIGGYLTTGNSDTAGGSAVIDLTREGLRWRHKFHAQADYQSNADVTVREHYLASYEPNFKVDDRAYIYGAAQYESDRFLGYDNRYSTSVGAGYSVLKTARTKLDLELGPAYRYTEFTDAVVQSSVAARGTVDFRWRLTKALSISQIASAYLQRDNSTVSGTTALTAKLIGPLSASLSYNVQYESTPPIGSVSTDTTSRAALVYSF; from the coding sequence GTGCGCCGCCCGTTGCTCCTTCTTGCCCCGCTGCTGCTGGCGAACGCGCCCGATCCGGGATCGGTGATGATCCCCGAGAACATCCGCGCGATGCTCGATGCGGCGCTGGAATCCGGCAACGAATCGGACGTCTCGATCATCGTCAAATATGCGCGTGCCGCCGACCCGCTGTCGGGCGACGCGGTGCTGGCGATCGCCACCCAGTGGAAGGACGATCGCGCGGCGCAGCGGACCGCGGTCATCCGCCAGGCGAGCTTCCTCGACCTGTGGAGCGGCAAGGCGACGATCGGCGGCTATCTGACGACGGGCAATTCGGACACCGCGGGCGGCAGCGCGGTGATCGACCTGACGCGCGAGGGACTGCGCTGGCGGCACAAGTTCCATGCCCAGGCGGACTATCAGTCCAACGCCGACGTCACCGTGCGCGAACATTACCTCGCCTCGTACGAACCCAATTTCAAGGTCGACGACCGCGCGTATATCTACGGCGCCGCGCAATATGAGAGCGACCGGTTCCTCGGCTACGACAACCGCTATTCGACCTCGGTCGGTGCCGGGTACAGCGTGCTGAAGACCGCGCGGACCAAGCTCGATCTCGAGCTCGGGCCCGCCTATCGCTACACCGAATTCACCGACGCGGTGGTGCAGAGCAGCGTCGCCGCGCGCGGGACGGTGGATTTCCGCTGGCGCCTGACCAAGGCGCTGTCGATCAGCCAGATCGCGTCGGCCTATCTGCAGCGGGACAACAGCACGGTCAGCGGTACCACCGCGCTGACCGCCAAGCTGATCGGGCCGCTGTCGGCGTCGCTGTCGTACAATGTGCAATATGAAAGCACGCCGCCGATCGGGTCGGTCTCGACGGACACCACGAGCAGGGCGGCCTTGGTCTACAGTTTCTGA
- a CDS encoding cryptochrome/photolyase family protein has translation MTTILWLRQDLRLHDHPALIAAAHDGAVVPVYILDDDAPGDWAIGGAQRWWLHHSLSALAKALEAKGSKLILRRGDAVETLTALMDETGADRIHAIRHYEPWWRKAEDALGDRICLHDGNHLARPEHVRTGAGTPFKVYSGFWRALSQMMPPAKPEPVPHTIRSPDRWPKSEKLGDWGLLPSKPDWSTGFGEDWTPGEAAALERAEDFADKVDDYEAMRNLPAEEGTSRLSPHLHLGEISPRAVWHAVDGHREAEKFRKELAWRDFTDGVVMTMPDYADANGRPKFDKLPWRKGKTADADLKAWQEGRTGYPIVDAGMRQLWTTGWMHNRVRMITASFLIKHLLIDWRRGERWFWDCLLCADYGNNSVNWQWVAGTGVDSNMFSRIMAPLTQSEKFEAGDYIRRWVPELKDVSDAAIHDPDEAGCRPKDYPAKIIGHREARERALAAGREAR, from the coding sequence ATGACCACGATCCTCTGGCTCCGCCAGGACCTCCGCCTGCACGACCACCCCGCGCTGATCGCCGCCGCACACGACGGCGCGGTGGTGCCCGTCTACATCCTCGACGACGACGCGCCCGGCGACTGGGCGATCGGCGGCGCGCAGCGCTGGTGGCTTCACCACAGCCTTTCGGCGCTGGCCAAGGCGCTGGAGGCCAAGGGATCGAAGCTGATTTTGCGCCGCGGCGATGCGGTCGAGACGCTGACGGCGCTGATGGACGAGACCGGCGCCGACCGGATCCACGCGATCCGCCATTACGAGCCGTGGTGGCGCAAGGCGGAGGATGCGCTGGGCGACAGGATCTGCCTGCATGACGGCAACCACCTTGCGCGGCCCGAGCATGTCCGCACCGGGGCGGGGACGCCGTTCAAGGTCTATTCGGGCTTCTGGCGCGCGCTGTCGCAGATGATGCCCCCCGCCAAGCCCGAGCCGGTGCCGCACACCATCCGCTCGCCCGATCGCTGGCCGAAGAGCGAGAAGCTCGGCGACTGGGGCCTGTTGCCGAGCAAGCCCGACTGGTCGACCGGCTTCGGCGAGGACTGGACGCCCGGCGAGGCGGCGGCGCTCGAACGGGCCGAGGATTTCGCCGACAAGGTCGACGACTATGAGGCGATGCGCAACCTGCCCGCGGAGGAGGGCACGTCGCGGCTGTCGCCGCACCTCCATCTCGGCGAGATTTCACCGCGCGCGGTCTGGCATGCGGTCGACGGGCACCGCGAGGCGGAGAAATTCCGCAAGGAGCTCGCCTGGCGCGATTTCACCGACGGCGTCGTGATGACGATGCCCGACTATGCCGACGCCAACGGCCGGCCCAAGTTCGACAAGCTGCCCTGGCGCAAGGGCAAGACGGCGGACGCGGACCTGAAGGCGTGGCAGGAGGGGCGGACCGGCTATCCGATCGTCGATGCGGGGATGCGCCAGCTCTGGACCACGGGCTGGATGCACAACCGCGTCCGGATGATCACGGCCAGCTTCCTGATCAAGCATCTGCTGATCGACTGGCGCCGCGGCGAGCGCTGGTTCTGGGACTGCCTGCTGTGCGCCGACTATGGCAACAATTCGGTCAACTGGCAGTGGGTGGCCGGCACCGGCGTCGATTCGAACATGTTCTCGCGGATCATGGCGCCGCTGACGCAGTCGGAGAAGTTCGAGGCCGGCGACTATATCCGCCGCTGGGTCCCCGAGCTGAAGGACGTCTCCGACGCGGCGATCCACGATCCGGACGAGGCGGGATGCCGGCCGAAGGACTATCCGGCGAAGATCATCGGCCACCGCGAAGCGCGCGAGCGGGCGCTGGCGGCGGGGCGCGAGGCGCGGTGA